The following proteins come from a genomic window of Miscanthus floridulus cultivar M001 chromosome 2, ASM1932011v1, whole genome shotgun sequence:
- the LOC136537603 gene encoding MICOS complex subunit MIC10-like isoform X1 codes for MAEAPETAAPTPPPPAPAPAPVTSSPPPKSGIPPRYDLDAKWDACLDLSIRRVAYSSLAGAFAGLLLFRSPTTRWASVALGAGVGIGAAYTECSYLFSGAPPKWSPKVSTIPSAHSEVIALSFSLNPV; via the exons ATGGCGGAGGCGCCCGAGACCGCCGCCCccaccccgccgccgccagcgccagcTCCGGCGCCGGTGACTTCGTCCCCGCCTCCCAAGTCGGGGATCCCGCCGCGGTACGACCTGGACGCCAAGTGGGACGCGTGCCTCGACCTCTCCATCCGCCGCGTCGCCTACTCCTCCCTCGCCGGCGCCTTCGCGGGCCTCCTCCTCTTCC GTAGCCCTACTACTCGTTGGGCATCCGTTGCCCTTGGAGCTGGTGTGGGGATAGGGGCTGCATACACTGAATGCTCATACTTATTCAGTGGTGCTCCTCCAAAGTGGTCACCCAAAGTCTCAACTATTCCTTCTGCTCACTCTGAAGTAATTGCTCTCTCATTCTCTCTAAATCCTGTTTGA
- the LOC136537603 gene encoding MICOS complex subunit MIC10-like isoform X2 — protein sequence MAEAPETAAPTPPPPAPAPAPVTSSPPPKSGIPPRYDLDAKWDACLDLSIRRVAYSSLAGAFAGLLLFRSPTTRWASVALGAGVGIGAAYTECSYLFSGAPPKWSPKVSTIPSAHSEGEDK from the exons ATGGCGGAGGCGCCCGAGACCGCCGCCCccaccccgccgccgccagcgccagcTCCGGCGCCGGTGACTTCGTCCCCGCCTCCCAAGTCGGGGATCCCGCCGCGGTACGACCTGGACGCCAAGTGGGACGCGTGCCTCGACCTCTCCATCCGCCGCGTCGCCTACTCCTCCCTCGCCGGCGCCTTCGCGGGCCTCCTCCTCTTCC GTAGCCCTACTACTCGTTGGGCATCCGTTGCCCTTGGAGCTGGTGTGGGGATAGGGGCTGCATACACTGAATGCTCATACTTATTCAGTGGTGCTCCTCCAAAGTGGTCACCCAAAGTCTCAACTATTCCTTCTGCTCACTCTGAA GGAGAAGACAAGTAA